The Coleofasciculaceae cyanobacterium genomic interval TCTAAATAAGCATATTGATCGAGAATTAATTTCATTAAATGATTACAAATGACTGAACGTTGGCTAGTTTTTACTTAATTTAATAATTCAAGATTTTAATAATTCAGGTTTAACTTTCTCCAGAAAAGAAATTAACATCACCGTAAATACACCTTCAATAGCTGCTTGAATACTATAGCTACCTAAAGAGATAACAATAGCGGTTCTTTCGGCATTAACATCCATATCAGGAGAAATATTAGTTACTAACAGAATGGCGAACATCGCTGCCGACAATAACAATGCTCCTGCACCAGAAGCAAAAGACAAAATTGTAGTTAAAATTATTAGTTTTTCGCCCCGCAAACGCCCCCGTTGTTGAAATAGATGATAAGCTGCGATCGAAGGCGAACCGATAATGATGGCATTAGCCCCCAAAGTAGACATTCCGCCATGCTGAAACATCACGGCTTGAAAAAATAGACCAATCAAGATTGCCAGAAAAGCGTAGTAACCTAAAAGCGCGCCCATTAAACCATTGAAAATCAAATGGATACTAGTGGGGGGTATAGGAATATGAATTAAAGAAGCGACAAAAAAAGCCGCCGTCAACAAAGAAGCTTTAGGGATATTCGCTTGAAGATTACGATCTCGATCAATCTGGCGCAAACAGTACCAGGTAACGCCACCAGTCAAAGCAT includes:
- the cbiM gene encoding cobalt transporter CbiM, whose protein sequence is MHIPDGFLPPGVCIAGYALTGGVTWYCLRQIDRDRNLQANIPKASLLTAAFFVASLIHIPIPPTSIHLIFNGLMGALLGYYAFLAILIGLFFQAVMFQHGGMSTLGANAIIIGSPSIAAYHLFQQRGRLRGEKLIILTTILSFASGAGALLLSAAMFAILLVTNISPDMDVNAERTAIVISLGSYSIQAAIEGVFTVMLISFLEKVKPELLKS